TATCATGGGTAAACCATTCAAGTTGAGATTGATGATGAATATGTACGATTAACGGATTATCTTGTGGTCTGCCTTTCGCTTTGAATATCGCTGCCACCGCTTCATTGTTTGTTGCATCGGCTGCCAGACCATACACTGTTTCAGTAGGAATTGCTATCGTCTCACCTGCTTTGAAACCTGTAATGATTTCATGTACGTGTGGATATGTGGACAAATCTTCCACATAGTTACGCACATCCCAAACATTCGTTCCCATTCCATTACCCCCTTTATTTTATTGATAATTCATATAAAAATAAAAAGTTATACACAAATTGTGGATAACTTTTTAGAATTGTGCATAACTTATTAACACCACTTAAACCATAGCACACGATCATTGCTATTAATATCTTTGTGCACATTGACGTGTATATGACTGAAATGTGCGTGAATATACTGCGTAAGTGCATCCGCCTGACGATGACCGATTTCAAATGCAACAAATGAACCTTGATTCATAACTTCAGGAAGGCATTGAATCATACGTTTATATAACGCGAGCCCTTCATCTTCAGCAAATAGAGCCAGTTCTGGATCATAGAGTGCCGTCAAGTTCATCTCAGCCACTTCGTCACGTCCGATATAAGGTGGATTAGATAGCAGTGCATCCAGCTTTATCTCTCTATCAATAATCGGTTGAAGTAAATCTCCTTCAAAACATGTCACCTGTGCGGCAAGAGACGCAATATTATGACGCGCTACTTGTAGTGCTGCCTGACTGATATCAGTAGCATACATCGTGCATCCGCTTTCTAATTGAACTGTCGCGGCAATTGCACCACTTCCAGTCCCAATATCTACTA
Above is a window of Macrococcoides canis DNA encoding:
- the prmC gene encoding peptide chain release factor N(5)-glutamine methyltransferase is translated as MAYSNLRSLIKEGETALIDAQEPAIGATYLMMDLFDLSRTDIMLNERKLSDVERVQFEEGIARLVRHEPLAHITGFQMFYERKFMVDERVLVPRPETEELVALALEHISEADTVVDIGTGSGAIAATVQLESGCTMYATDISQAALQVARHNIASLAAQVTCFEGDLLQPIIDREIKLDALLSNPPYIGRDEVAEMNLTALYDPELALFAEDEGLALYKRMIQCLPEVMNQGSFVAFEIGHRQADALTQYIHAHFSHIHVNVHKDINSNDRVLWFKWC